The following nucleotide sequence is from Juglans microcarpa x Juglans regia isolate MS1-56 chromosome 6D, Jm3101_v1.0, whole genome shotgun sequence.
CAGACTTGGTTCTGCCAGAGCTGTTAACCGGAGGTATATTAGTGATTGTGTACCACTAAAAACCCGAATGCAGGCGTCGGCGGGTTTTGTTAGTGCCAGTGCTCTTGGAATGGCTTGTGGTCCTGCCCTCGGTGGTTTGCTTCAAACTAATTTCAAGATCTACAAGCTTACTTTCAATCAAGACACCCTGCCTGGCTGGGTTATGGCTGTTGCTTGGCTAATATACTTAATTTGGTTGGGGATCTCATTTAAAGAACCTTCTCGTGAAACTGAAGAAAATCATTTACCACAGGAATCTAATGCTGGTATGTTCATTTATATGGTGGTTTTTTTTGTTGACATCTCAAGCATGTCCGAGTCTGTCTACATTATATAATTCATAGGCTGTAAATTGAAGTTCTCAccatttaattttaactatagtttttttttcttctagaaattattttgtacttttgaaaacttttcaaaattatttatattttagaagagaTCATCAATCTATCAATCATACTGGTGATTTACATGCTGATCATTTTTGGAAGTGGTGACAAACCGATCCGCTGTAACTAACAGCGCTATTTCTGGAACACAGAACTCCTcccaaaatttgtcttttttgACAATAGtcttctcttttcaaaatgtttaatatGTATAGTGGCCTTTTAATGACAGAAGCAGCAGAGAATGATGCCCTTGAGAATGGACTTAAACAACCATTGCTTACTAGTTCAGAAGACAAGCAACAAGATGAAGATAGTGAGCAAGAACGTGATGAAAGTAAAGAAGCTTCTCCAGAATCTCACGGACCAGCTACTTCAATTCGATCAGCATATAGACTACTTACACCCTCTGTAAAGGTATATAAGTGACTTTTATACGAGTTTCTAAAAAATTAGTGAGTTAGATGTATGCCTTGGATGCCATCATTGACATGAAAAACAAGTTTGTAGTTATGATAGTTCAGATGCTTTCTCAATTTATAGTTCAGATGAGTTAACTAATCAGATTTTGCATTGTGCAACGAAGCGTTTTGTTCCTCATTCAGCATGTGAAGTGGAACCTCACCCTTGACTTTTGAAGAATTCGTaggtctaactcatctcataaaactggTTCAATAAGAGAAGAttattcattccttataaacgtACCCAATACATTGTCTACAGGCAATGtaagattattcctcaacatccCCCATAACGTGtaggccaatttttttttttctagtcgTTGTCACGGAGTAAGTAGTGTAGGCCCTTATTCGTCCTGTGGCAAACTCTGATAGCATGAAGAAATTCATAGGcctaactcatttcataaaactagATCAACAAGAGAGGATTGTTTATTCCTTATAAACAAACCCAAGACCTTGTCTCCggacaatgtgagattattcctcaacacacACCCTCAAGTGTAGaccaattttttttctagtcCTTAACACGGAGTAAGTAGTGTGGGCCCTCATTCGTCCTGTGTCAGactttgataccatgttaaaactGAAAGGGAGtgattttcattcaaaattgtATATTCATTTGTGTATCActttacaaatatatagatatacatgAGATTAAGTATGGATACCATATATAAAAGGTAAGTAgactaattatacaaattagaCAAATTCTTAGAATTAAGGTAACTGATTTTCTAGATATGGAGAATCTGGAAAATGTGGAAACTGTCAATAACTTTGCTCCTTACATTtacttccaaaataaaaatgaatcaCTATTGACCTGCTGGTGATTAAACAATCTAGAACCTGCTCATTCATTTTCTGATTAGTGTCATGTATTTTATTGTCCAAGACAATGGACTGAGTTGAAAATCATTGAGAAGCTTTTCCTCCTATACTTCTTTGCAATCTCATATTCTCTGCTAGAATTGTTTGGTAATTGGAGCTGAAACTCAAGGAACTTTTCTACACAATCTCTAATTGAATTTCTATGTTTCATTCAGGTTCAGCTGTTGATATATTTCATGCTCAAATACGTGATGGAGATTTTAATTTCAGAATCGAGTGTTGTTACCACATACTACTTTCAGTGGTCTACAAGCAGTGTGGCGATTTTTCTTGCATCTCTTGGCCTCACGGTTCTTCCAGTTAACATTGTTGTAGGAAACTACATTAGCAATATGTTTGAAGACAGGTAGTTATTTAACAGTAGcttgcttttcataaaaataaattcataaattgatatggtttcaTATGatcgttagatctattttataagaaaaataattttataatttaacatatcatatcaagttagtttgtaaatttcattttatacaatattggtgtagttaaattatttcacttttCTGTAGCATGTTCGGTATCTCTAGTATTTGCTTATCTTACCTTAGCACCTCCCCAAAGGCCCAAATGACAAAAGCATATAATCTGAAGTTTTTGGATGTTTCTCATAAACTTCTGatgcatttatattttcattaaacTGATTGCAGGCAAATTTTATTGGCCTCTGAAATAATAGTTTGCGTAGGCGTACTCCTGAGCTTCCATATTATAAATCCATACTCTGTGCCACAGTACGTCTGCTCTGGACTCATCCTGTTTGTTTCTGCCGAAGTACTTGAAGGTGAGATATTGTTCATACGTTCAAttaccttttttgtttttttttatataatatggataaaaatagttttactatttttttaaatattttttaatatctttaatcattatgaaaaaattaaaaaaatatataattttactaataatcactctcttaactattaaataaaaataaaaataaataaataatagaaaatagtaAATCTATATACTGAAAGTATATTCAATCGTGTGGTGGGGATGTCCTCTGTCATTGGTCCAGGTGTCAACCTGGCACTCCTCTCACGCGTCATGTCGTCCCGGCTATCACGTGGAACCTATAACGGTGGACTGCTCTCAACTGAAGCAGGGACAATCGCACGAGTGGTGGCAGATGGCACGATAACATTGGCTGGGTACTTGGGGGAGAGTAAACTCTTGAATGTCACCCTGCTTCCTTCACTCTTCATTTGCGTATCCTCCATCTTTGCCACCTGCTTCACCTACAACTCTCTCTATTAATAATGGTAACTTCCTTATCAAAACATGATGTCTTTCAATATCCAATGTACGTAAACCCTGTCTCTTTATAATTTCTATCTCTATTCCTTAATTCGTTATTTTGCCTCATGTATCATTGCTATATATTTGTACGAAAACGATATTCCAGctcattgattttttattttttattttgtctacATTtggataataataaattattagtgATCCCTGCCGTGGAGGTCCCTAGCTAAAGTTGCAAGCTGCCTAGTAACTTaattccattctttttacacgcTGTTAATTATACGAGAAAACTTGAGCGCAGAAATACTAGAGTAAGTTCTATATATTTGGTAGTACTTTGCCCTATGCAGTTTAAAGATGTGTATAATTTGGGTTGTATCTGTGAataaaaatcacttaaaattaataaattaaaagattacTATGGTCTTATAAGCTAGAAAATGAGATCCAATTCTTTCATCTTAATTTTGTCTTCCTGTTAATGTcttaatttgcacaacagaccgaaaggaaaaaaagaattattcctGGCCCACGAGATATTGATTTGGGCTTCGATACGATACtttttacattcatccataaagtaaataacaaataagcgaataaaagtaaataaagagagacacaaaAGTTTATGTAGTTCAGCATATATAATGCCTATGTCCACGGGTTGTTTAGGGGCGAAATCTACTATAATGTGAGGCCACTgataattctttctttctttctagtCTTTTGTAcaaattaaggcattaacaCTTCCGAAAACAGATGCAATGATGTCTCTACCAATTAGTGTTACATTTGGCGTATTATTAGTAGAATTtgtttaaatcttttttaatttacttaaaattagCATGCATGATATTATTGAATCGAATAATTTATACcatatactaattttttaatattaaaaaagcacACACCTCGCCCCAAatgattttgggtttttttatttatttttcttttcatatttttttaatgtatttaaatactttaaaaaatttaaaaaaatctcaaaacacttaaaatcactttcttaatcactaaataataaataaataaataaataaattaccaAGCGATCAAATAGAACGGTACAAATGAGAGGACAAAGTAATATTTTCTATCACAATATTAACGTGTGGGTCATGTGTGCACGATTATCGCTTCGATCACATTAGCCGAAGGTACGTAGGGTGGGGGCTCTGTAGTTGAGCTTTGGCTC
It contains:
- the LOC121235672 gene encoding SPX domain-containing membrane protein At4g22990-like isoform X3, with translation MVAFGKKLKERQIQEWQGYYINYKLMKKKVKQYAQQIEVGIEDRRHVLKDFSRMLDNQIEKIVLFLLEQQGLLASRLAMLAEQNNTPQQQPEISQISESREAYRAVGQDLLKLLFFVEINAIGLRKILKKFDKRFGYRLTNSYVKTRANHPYSQLQQVFKHVGIGAVVGAISRNLHELQDRQGSYLSIYDQPALPLQDPVIDSIKAAVDRLTHSTNFLTFLAQHALIMQDELPTPVEEQVDDQKYHFMSLLLNLVNTFLYMVNTYIVVPTADDYSLSLGAAATVCGIVIGAMAVAQVFSSVYFSAWSNKSYFKPLIFSSVVLFVGNILYALAYDLNSIAVLLIGRLFCGLGSARAVNRRYISDCVPLKTRMQASAGFVSASALGMACGPALGGLLQTNFKIYKLTFNQDTLPGWVMAVAWLIYLIWLGISFKEPSRETEENHLPQESNAEAAENDALENGLKQPLLTSSEDKQQDEDSEQERDESKEASPESHGPATSIRSAYRLLTPSVKVQLLIYFMLKYVMEILISESSVVTTYYFQWSTSSVAIFLASLGLTVLPVNIVVGNYISNMFEDRQILLASEIIVCVGVLLSFHIINPYSVPQYVCSGLILFVSAEVLEGVNLALLSRVMSSRLSRGTYNGGLLSTEAGTIARVVADGTITLAGYLGESKLLNVTLLPSLFICVSSIFATCFTYNSLY
- the LOC121235672 gene encoding SPX domain-containing membrane protein At4g22990-like isoform X4; the protein is MVAFGKKLKERQIQEWQGYYINYKLMKKKVKQYAQQIEVGIEDRRHVLKDFSRMLDNQIEKIVLFLLEQQGLLASRLAMLAEQNNTPQQQPEISQISESREAYRAVGQDLLKLLFFVEINAIGLRKILKKFDKRFGYRLTNSYVKTRANHPYSQLQQVFKHVGIGAVVGAISRNLHELQDRQGSYLSIYDQPALPLQDPVIDSIKAAVDRLTHSTNFLTFLAQHALIMQDELPTPVEEQVDDQKYHFMSLLLNLVNTFLYMVNTYIVVPTADDYSLSLGAAATVCGIVIGAMAVAQVFSSVYFSAWSNKSYFKPLIFSSVVLFVGNILYALAYDLNSIAVLLIGRLFCGLGSARAVNRRYISDCVPLKTRMQASAGFVSASALGMACGPALGGLLQTNFKIYKLTFNQDTLPGWVMAVAWLIYLIWLGISFKEPSRETEENHLPQESNAAAENDALENGLKQPLLTSSEDKQQDEDSEQERDESKEASPESHGPATSIRSAYRLLTPSVKVQLLIYFMLKYVMEILISESSVVTTYYFQWSTSSVAIFLASLGLTVLPVNIVVGNYISNMFEDRQILLASEIIVCVGVLLSFHIINPYSVPQYVCSGLILFVSAEVLEGVNLALLSRVMSSRLSRGTYNGGLLSTEAGTIARVVADGTITLAGYLGESKLLNVTLLPSLFICVSSIFATCFTYNSLY